A region from the Oryzias latipes chromosome 20, ASM223467v1 genome encodes:
- the LOC101164264 gene encoding retinol dehydrogenase 12, with product MQTIRSFFIRKCSSDVRLDGKTAIVTGANTGIGKETAKNLSERGARVILACRDVEKGERAAADIRREVDGANAVFRQLDLADTKSICLFAESIYSTEKALHYLVNNAGVALCPYAKTADGYELQFGVNHLGHFFLTFLLLDLLKHSAPSRVVNVSSAAHAMGKIQFDDLNGDRDYHPFRAYTQSKLANVLFTRELARRTEALGVLTFSVDPGIVNTDITRSLWRPLVDIIKTFSFLTRTPAEGASTSIYCIVTPENQMISGGYYRDCASAKSCRAGEDDGTALKLWAVSCRMLGIRWK from the exons ATGCAAACTATCAg ATCTTTCTTCATTCGCAAGTGCTCCTCAGACGTGCGCCTGGATGGGAAGACGGCGATAGTAACGGGAGCCAACACCGGAATAGGCAAAGAAACAGCTAAAAACCTGTCCGAAAGAG GAGCCCGGGTGATTCTGGCATGCAGGGATGTAGAAAAAGGAGAGCGGGCTGCCGCTGACATCAGGAGggaggtggatggagcaaaCGCAGTGTTCAGGCAGCTGGATCTGGCTGACACCAAATCCATTTGCCTTTTTGCCGAGAGTATTTATAGCA CGGAGAAAGCTCTTCACTACCTTGTCAACAATGCAGGCGTGGCCCTGTGTCCTTATGCCAAAACAGCTGATGGATATGAGTTGCAGTTTGGTGTCAATCACTTGG GTCATTTCTTTTTGACCTTCCTGCTGCTGGACCTGTTGAAGCACTCGGCCCCATCGCGTGTTGTAAACGTCTCATCTGCCGCCCACGCCATGGGCAAGATCCAGTTCGATGACTTGAACGGAGACAGAGATTACCACCCGTTCAGAGCCTACACTCAAAGCAAACTGGCTAATGTGTTGTTTACCAGAGAGCTGGCCAGGAGGACTGAAG CTCTAGGTGTGTTGACTTTCTCAGTTGACCCTGGGATTGTCAACACTGATATAACAAGAAGCCTTTGGCGCCCTCTTGTGGACATCATAAAGACCTTCAGTTTTCTGACCAGGACCCCAGCAGAGGGAGCCTCCACCAGCATCTACTGCATCGTCACTCCTGAGAACCAGATGATATCTGGTGGATACTACAG GGACTGTGCCAGTGCGAAGAGCTGCAGAGCAGGCGAGGATGATGGCACCGCCCTGAAGCTGTGGGCCGTGAGCTGCCGCATGCTTGGCATCCGCTGGAAATAA